The region ATGAAAGCGATCCGGCTGCACGAGTTCGGCGGCCCTGAGGTGCTGCGCTACGAGGAGGTGCCGGTTCCTGTGCCGGGGTCGGGTGAGGTGCTCGTGCGCGTGCACGCGGTCGGCATCAACCCTCCTGACCGGTATGCACGCGAGGGGATGCCCGACATACCTCCCGAGATCAGGCCCGAGTTCCAGCTCCCCCTGATTCCGGGGACCGACGTCTCAGGCGTCGTGGAAGCCGTCGCCGCCGACGTCAACGGCTTCGCGGTCGGAGACGAGGTGATCGGCCTTCTGCGTTTTCCCACCCTTCTCCAGAGCAGCGCGTACGCCGAGTACGTCACCGCGCCGGCGTCCGACCTCGCCCGCAAGCTGACCGGCATCGACCACGTGCGCGCCGCCGCCCTGGTCATGTCGGGATTGACGGCGTGGCAGTTCCTGATCGAGCTCGGGCACGATCATCCCTCGCCGTTCCAGGAGGCCCAGCACCGCCCGATGGCACTCGGCAGCAAGAGCACGGTGCTCATCAACGGCGCTGCCGGTGGCGTGGGGCACCTCGCTCTCCAGCTGGCCAAGTGGAAGGGGGCCCGCGTCATCGCCGTGGCCTCCGGCGCTAACGAGACGTTCCTGCGCGAGCTCGGCGCCGACGAGTTCATCGACTACACCAAGGAGCGGCCCGAGGAGGTTGTTCGTGACGTCGACCTGGTCCTGGACACCGTCGGGGGTCCCGACAGCAGGCGCTTTTTGCGCACCCTTAAGCGCGGCGGGTTCCTCTACCCGGTGTACTTCGGCCAGTTCGACGACGAGGAGAACGCGAAACTGGGTGTCACGGTCACGGCCGTGTCGGTTCGCTCGAGCGGCGCGCAGCTCGCCGAACTGCAGAGCTTGGTCGACGCGGGGAAGATTCGCGTCGCGATCGACAGCATGTTCCCGCTCGCGGATGCCAGGGCGGCGCACGAGCGCGTCGCCCGGGGGCACATCCGGGGCAAGGTTGTGCTCACGGTCGCTTAGGGACGAGCCGAGAGGTGGCGGCGTTGGCGGCGCCCGCCTCGTGGAAGAGCCGGAAGGGCAGCTGTGCGACTGGCACCGGCCGCGCGATCTGCTGCCCGACGGGTTCGAGACCGTCCTCGGCGCCGACAGCGCCCTGCACGAGACCGTCGACCGCATCATGTTCGACACCGGCCTTGCCACCTGCCCGCACTGGACCGCTGAGAGGACCGGCCGGCTCCGTGTGCCGCCCGCTGATGGGCTGGCGGAGCAGGTCCGTACGGCTCCAGGCCCTGGCCCTGGTGCTGATAGCCGTCATGACAGCCCGCACGGCAGGCAGGGGACAACCTCGCCAGTGGCGGTGAGCCGGCCGCCTCGGAGAGGCTACCGGCTGGGCGGCGGGGCCCGGCTGCGGGCCAGGGCTGCACGGGATCGGCCGCACCGCGAGCGGTGCGGGGTGCGGCGCGACATGCACTGCGTGGCGGCCAGGAGGACATCATGAGGCTAATTGACAGGGCCCTGCGGCTGACGGTGTTCATCGAGGAATCCGACACCTGGGGGCACAGGCCGCTGGTTGCGGAGATCGTGCACCGGGCCCACCAGGCCGGACTGGCCGGCGCGTCCGTCTTCCGCGGGTCCGTCTTCCGCGGAGTGGAGGGCTACGGGGCATCCACGGTCATCCACGGCTACCGGCTGTGGTCGGTCAAGCAGGATCTGCCGCTCGCGATCGTCATCGTCGACGAAGAGGAACGCATCCGGTGCTTCCTGCCCACGCTGAAGGAACTGGTCACCGAGGGCCTGGTGATCGTCGAAGAGGTCGAGGTGGGCCGCATCGGCCAGACGCACGCCGACGCCGTCTGACGCGGGCGGCGCTGCCGGAGCGAACGGTGGCCCTAGCGGTGTCCGGATGGTGAGGGCGGGGCCTATCCGAACACCGCCTTGGCCACGGCCAAGCCGATGAACACCGCTCCGAGCCCGGCGATGACCGAAGCCGCCACGTTGGCGAACGCCAGGAACCTCGCGCCAGCCGCGGCCAGGCTCAGCGTTTCGTAGGAGAACGTCGAGTACGTGGTCAGCGCCCCGCACAGCCCCGTCCCCAGGAACAGCTGCACGTCCTTCGACGCGGCGCCGGACAGCGCCGCCCCCGTCAGCACGCCGAGGATCACCGAGCCGGTGATGTTGGCGGCGAAGGTGCCCCAGGGGAAGACCGTGTCGTGGCGCGCCTGGACCGCCCGGTCGGTCAGGTACCGCAGCGGGGCCCCGATGGCGCCGCCCAGCAGCACCAGCAGGAGCCTCATCGGCTCACGGCCTCCCGTCCCACGTAGTGCACCACCTGAACCTCCTCCAGGGTCACCAGGCCTTCGATGGCCAGTTCGTCCAGCTGTGGCAGGAAGGAACGGATCCGGTCTTCCTCGTCCACGATGACAACCGCGGTCGGCAGGTCGTCCGCCATCGACAGCAACCGGGTGGTGTGCACGATCGAGGACGCCCCGAACCCCTCCACCCCGCGGAAGACCGACGCCCCGGCCAGTCCCGCCGCGTGAGCACGATGCACGATCTCGGTGTAAAGCGGCTTGTGGTGCCAGGTGTCTGTGTCGTCCACGAAGACCGTCATGCGCAACGCGCGACCAGTGAGCTTCATTACTGCATCCTTCCGGCTAGGGCGCGGCGCCCGGCCGCCACGCCGATCGTCACCGCAACCATCGCGGCCACGACGGTCACCGCCAGGTAGGCCAGCGCAATACCGGCCCGCTCCTGTGCGACCAGGCGCTCGATGTCGGCGCAGTACGTGGAGAAGGTGGTGAAGCCGCCCAGCACCCCGGTGCCGAAGAACGGCCGCAACAGATGGTGCGGCGACCACACCTCGGTGACCGCCACCAGAAACACGCCGATGATCAGGCAGCCAACGGCATTGATCCCCAGCGTTGTCCACGGAAACGCGCTGCTGCCGGTGGGCCACAGCTGCCCCGCCTCGTAGCGGGCGCCCGCCCCTACCGCCCCACCGACGGCGATCACAGAGAGCACCGCGAACTCCCGGCGGCGCGCTGCACGCCGCAGCTGCGCCTCCTCGCCTGCCGTAGCCCGCTCGGCCGGCCCGGCAACCGTCCTCAGCCCTCCGGCCACACTCCTCAAACCGCTACGTCCCGCGCGCCTCTGCACACCGACCACCGTGCACCCGTCCCTGCTCCAGGTGAGCAAGGACCGTCGTCGCGTCACTGCCGCCCTTCGGGCACCATCTCCTGCGACCCCACCGATGCCGTACGACCACCCTAAACCTCGCTCCTGGGGATGCGCGGCATCATGCCCACCCGCACTCCCGTCTCGCAAACAAC is a window of Streptomyces sp. NBC_00271 DNA encoding:
- a CDS encoding NADP-dependent oxidoreductase, whose protein sequence is MKAIRLHEFGGPEVLRYEEVPVPVPGSGEVLVRVHAVGINPPDRYAREGMPDIPPEIRPEFQLPLIPGTDVSGVVEAVAADVNGFAVGDEVIGLLRFPTLLQSSAYAEYVTAPASDLARKLTGIDHVRAAALVMSGLTAWQFLIELGHDHPSPFQEAQHRPMALGSKSTVLINGAAGGVGHLALQLAKWKGARVIAVASGANETFLRELGADEFIDYTKERPEEVVRDVDLVLDTVGGPDSRRFLRTLKRGGFLYPVYFGQFDDEENAKLGVTVTAVSVRSSGAQLAELQSLVDAGKIRVAIDSMFPLADARAAHERVARGHIRGKVVLTVA
- a CDS encoding DUF190 domain-containing protein, with the translated sequence MMRLIDRALRLTVFIEESDTWGHRPLVAEIVHRAHQAGLAGASVFRGSVFRGVEGYGASTVIHGYRLWSVKQDLPLAIVIVDEEERIRCFLPTLKELVTEGLVIVEEVEVGRIGQTHADAV
- the crcB gene encoding fluoride efflux transporter CrcB; protein product: MRLLLVLLGGAIGAPLRYLTDRAVQARHDTVFPWGTFAANITGSVILGVLTGAALSGAASKDVQLFLGTGLCGALTTYSTFSYETLSLAAAGARFLAFANVAASVIAGLGAVFIGLAVAKAVFG
- a CDS encoding DUF190 domain-containing protein; amino-acid sequence: MKLTGRALRMTVFVDDTDTWHHKPLYTEIVHRAHAAGLAGASVFRGVEGFGASSIVHTTRLLSMADDLPTAVVIVDEEDRIRSFLPQLDELAIEGLVTLEEVQVVHYVGREAVSR
- the crcB gene encoding fluoride efflux transporter CrcB; this translates as MLSVIAVGGAVGAGARYEAGQLWPTGSSAFPWTTLGINAVGCLIIGVFLVAVTEVWSPHHLLRPFFGTGVLGGFTTFSTYCADIERLVAQERAGIALAYLAVTVVAAMVAVTIGVAAGRRALAGRMQ